The window TTGGCGATCAACACCAACCCGCTACCGTACGGCAAGTACACGCTGATTGGCATCGATATAGATACGACGGGTCGTAGACTTATCGATGAGATCGTCCAGATCTCGGCCTTCACTCCGGAGCGTCAGTACGCGCAGTACATTATGCCGCTCATGAATCTGAATCCGGCCGCCCGCCAGCGGCATCAGGTTCGCGTGATCACGGTCGGTTTCTTCCGTATGCTGAAGAGCATGCAGACTTACCGTGTCATGAAGACTAAGATGGAAATTGCGGCTTTGAACGAATTTTTGGACTGGCTGGAGGAACGCCTCCGAGAGGACGAAGGATCCGACGGAATTGTGCTAGTCTATCACGAGCAGCGCAAATTCGTGCCATACATGGTCATCGAGGCGCTGAAAAAGTACAAGCTACTTGATCGCTTCACGCAGTCGGTCAAGTCGTTTGCGAACGGTTTCAGGCTGGCAGAAGAACGATGCAGTAAGACGATCAAGTACTTAACAATCCGCCAGTTGGCAAAGATTGTTCTGGACGAGAACGATAACGCTCGCGATGGCTTCGAGGGCAATGCTACTTATCGAGCAAAGATGGCGTTCGAAATTTCGAGACGCTTGGCAACCAGTAAGTAAATGGCgcattcgccatttttaaatcACCCTTTTCGAAGTAATGGCGGTTGCCATGATGAACATGATTACAGCTTGCTTAAAtgtgttctatttttctaCAGAACCGAAGGAAAATACTGAGCAAATCTCAGCTGCTTCTCCGGCGGAAACTGATCAAAGTTGCTCGACATCGGTTGAAGAAACTACTTCTACTATTGCGAGTGGGGCTACGGCTGGCTCCGAGAAGGGAGAAGTATGTTCCGAGCAATCCAATGCCGAGAATAAAGATGTGAAGGCCGACGATGCCACGTCCTCAACCGCCGCAGCAACGGAGTGTTGTAAGGCGCTTACTGaagaagagcgagagaagatGTGCGAAGTGTTGTGCGAGCTGGCTTCCCCGATTTCTAACGAAATATCCGAGCTTGATGAACAAGAGAAGATCCTGGTGCGTCAGAACTCATTGCGTCCAGTATTTTTGCTCTACTTTAAGACGACAATCTACCATCGGtaagtaatttatttctaGAAGTTTACCTAGTGCTCATCCTTAAGTGTCCACTGCTGATCGTCGTGCGCTTTCTATTGCAGGGTAAAGGCTGTAACGTATAGACGAGTAGTAGCAGAAACTGGCCATGATTACGAATCTCTTCGTCAAGTTTGGCAGGAAAGCAAGCGTGAGGGTTTGGAATCTATCATCAATAGCATTGCTGAGTTAAAGGAAGAGGAGCGTACTGAGCTTCTGGAACTGCTCGATTGCCACTACGATCCGGACAAG of the Anopheles bellator unplaced genomic scaffold, idAnoBellAS_SP24_06.2 scaffold01761_ctg1, whole genome shotgun sequence genome contains:
- the LOC131214656 gene encoding maternal protein exuperantia-like; translation: MGVGLEESKEQVEEQQYDDSSFDECDTPAGVLSSKFDKTDLAINTNPLPYGKYTLIGIDIDTTGRRLIDEIVQISAFTPERQYAQYIMPLMNLNPAARQRHQVRVITVGFFRMLKSMQTYRVMKTKMEIAALNEFLDWLEERLREDEGSDGIVLVYHEQRKFVPYMVIEALKKYKLLDRFTQSVKSFANGFRLAEERCSKTIKYLTIRQLAKIVLDENDNARDGFEGNATYRAKMAFEISRRLATKPKENTEQISAASPAETDQSCSTSVEETTSTIASGATAGSEKGEVCSEQSNAENKDVKADDATSSTAAATECCKALTEEEREKMCEVLCELASPISNEISELDEQEKILVRQNSLRPVFLLYFKTTIYHRVKAVTYRRVVAETGHDYESLRQVWQESKREGLESIINSIAELKEEERTELLELLDCHYDPDKQAFQPIVKRNKHNTNRGRPFFSNKNGNVPKPQNTNNAHVSKENRKPTHNQNNFYHNNINNNVGKQQKQQQYYNNQSSPEAGMRNEGSPGKRFRSRHMRRRRSGNHQ